Within the Salvia hispanica cultivar TCC Black 2014 chromosome 4, UniMelb_Shisp_WGS_1.0, whole genome shotgun sequence genome, the region ATTCAATGGGAGCATCTATTTATTCCCCCAATTTTGAGGAAGAAGGAGATCACTATGATCCTCTGTTTCACTACAAAGACTCTATATGAAAGGCCAAAACACCTTTCGTACGTTTCCAATATCTAGACATGTATGTATACTTGTGAGCTAAAGACGGATTTAGAATCCAAAATGTGAACTGAACTTGCTATTATCCTTATGATCGACAAAACTGCATCGCGGAGTTCATAAATAAACCTGTAGCTGAGCTCCAATAGACCCACCCCATCAGTCTCATCACTCGAATTCTGTTGTTCTTCATCACTCACATACTTTATCATGTATATAAAGATATAAAATCACGAGAAAACAATTGTTAAAATCAAGAATCACATTAAAAGAATGAGTCATATCAGTATGTAATCTATGAATAAGTAAACTTCAACTGCTAAAATGGAAAGCAACTTCCTATgaatattactactatcaaATATGGATCCCAAAGGAGTAATAGATTAATATGAAGAATGAGGCGGGGATTTGATGATCCTCTGCAGAATGACAGTCCTCGCCTTCCTAATATCGCGGCTGCAGTTATCCGCCTGCGCCCCCAACTCCTCCACACTCTTCATGAACACATCCACCTTCTTCTTAATCTCCTCTATCCCAACTCTCACCGCCTCCTCGTTCCTCATCACGAACTCCGCAGCCCCCACCAGCGACTCAATCTCGATCTCCAACCTGTCTATCAGCAACCGAATGCTGTCCAAATCCTTAATGGTCACAAAGGTCCCCACATTCATGCAATTCACCATCTCCTTCTGCCCCATCAGCACCTTCTCGTACCCCTTCATCAGCGAGTCTATCCACTTCCCCATCGACCCCAAAGGGATAGACGTCGCTGCCGCCAACGCCGCTGCCACCGGCGGCGCCGccatcgccgccgccaccaccgAGCATATCAGCACCGCAGCAAATGTCGCTGCGAATATCATGGCCGAGACTCTCCTCCATGAGCTGATGCGTTTCAGCTTCTTGTCCAGTTTGTGCTTCGTGTTGTGCAGCTTCTCCAGCATGTGCATCTGCTGCTGGTAAACGGATTGAAACATTTGGAAGAATTCATCGCTGAAAGGATCCCCTGCGTCTCTGAAACTCTTCAACTCCTCCAACGTTTTCGAATACCTAATTTCCCCAGCGTCGTTGTCGTTGTGTTCCTCATCGAACTGGTTGAGGGCGAGGAGGATGAGGAGCTGGCTGTCTCGGGCGCGCTTGAGGCATTTGTCGAGGGCGGCGCAGAAATCGAGGGTTTTGAGGCTGTTGTCGAAGTAATCCTCCACCAGATCGAACAGGTCCTGATTCCTCCAAATGTCTTTCTTGCAGTCGAGGATGACTTTGACCACTTGCTGATTCATGTCGAGGAGGCATTCCGTGACTTGTCGGAGTGAATCCAAGGAGAGAGCTCTCACCTCCACTCCCGCGGCGAGGGAGCTGATCACGTTGCTTGTTCGAGCCTGCAGAGACGCGTCGAACGCCTGTAGATCGGCGTCCACTCTGCAGGAGGCCGAGTACGAGTTCAGCTCCCTCGACAAGGGGAGATtgtttgatgatgatgatgactgGCTTTCTTGATCAGGCTTCTTGCTCAGATGGCTTCCCATGGTCTTCAATCTTGAACACTACAATCATCCAacactaataaataaataaactttgGTTGCTTGGAAGCtaagtaagaaaaatattagagaGAATGTGCGTACAAATCTGGGTTGATAATGTATTGAGGAAGCAGAAACAGTGAAATTTTGGGTGTTTAAAACTTTAACCATACAGATACGCATGCAATACATATGATATGATGAATTCTAACAGAAGACTCAGTCATGAAACATACCAAAATTAGAATAGTTCAAGATCTATGCAAATATTGGTGGATGGGAAAGATAGTATAGAATTTCAAGGGATTTTGATAGAGGGGGATGGGAAAGTGatgttatatatatgtgtgtgtagaGACAAAGATTGTTGAGGAGAAGCTTAAAGAGGATCAAATCGgttaggagaaaaaaaaagaaatagtggAGGGTTGAGATGATCCTT harbors:
- the LOC125185321 gene encoding UPF0496 protein At4g34320-like is translated as MGSHLSKKPDQESQSSSSSNNLPLSRELNSYSASCRVDADLQAFDASLQARTSNVISSLAAGVEVRALSLDSLRQVTECLLDMNQQVVKVILDCKKDIWRNQDLFDLVEDYFDNSLKTLDFCAALDKCLKRARDSQLLILLALNQFDEEHNDNDAGEIRYSKTLEELKSFRDAGDPFSDEFFQMFQSVYQQQMHMLEKLHNTKHKLDKKLKRISSWRRVSAMIFAATFAAVLICSVVAAAMAAPPVAAALAAATSIPLGSMGKWIDSLMKGYEKVLMGQKEMVNCMNVGTFVTIKDLDSIRLLIDRLEIEIESLVGAAEFVMRNEEAVRVGIEEIKKKVDVFMKSVEELGAQADNCSRDIRKARTVILQRIIKSPPHSSY